In Paroedura picta isolate Pp20150507F chromosome 1, Ppicta_v3.0, whole genome shotgun sequence, the following are encoded in one genomic region:
- the SF3B5 gene encoding splicing factor 3B subunit 5 — MTDRYTIHSQLEHLQSKYIGTGHADTTKWEWLVNQHRDSYCSYMGHFDLLNYFAIAENESKARVRFNLMEKMLQPCGPPADKPDEA, encoded by the coding sequence ATGACGGACCGGTACACGATCCACAGCCAGCTGGAGCACCTGCAGTCCAAGTACATCGGGACGGGCCACGCGGACACCACCAAGTGGGAGTGGCTGGTGAACCAGCACCGGGACTCCTACTGCTCCTACATGGGCCACTTCGACCTGCTCAACTACTTCGCCATCGCCGAGAACGAGAGCAAGGCGCGGGTCCGCTTCAACCTCATGGAGAAGATGCTGCAGCCGTGCGGGCCGCCTGCCGACAAGCCCGACGAGGCCTGA